A region from the Lutra lutra chromosome 1, mLutLut1.2, whole genome shotgun sequence genome encodes:
- the CCDC51 gene encoding mitochondrial potassium channel isoform X1, whose translation MTGRSTAFTTRHVMGVRRVLVRRGLLGRDLFMIRTLCSPGPRQPREKGPEEVALGLYHRLTALGRALGHDIRQQASSTATTWWDRYEEFVGLNEVREAQGNVTEAEKVFMVARGLVREAREDLEVHQAKLKEVRDRLDRVSREDNQYLELATLEHRMLQEEKRLRATYLRAEDSEREKFSLFSAAVRESHEKERTRAERTKNWSLIGSVLGALIGVAGSTYVNRVRLQELKALLLEAQKGPLSLQEAIREQASSYSLQQRDLHDLMVDLRGLVRAGPGQSPGAQAGTSPTRDRDTDVLSAALKEQLSHSRQVRSCLEGLRERLDGLEKTFSETAEVVQLAKAAVHPGLVEPADGALPGSLLEQGNMILALSGMEQRLEAQVNRNTIYSTLITSVTFVAALPVLYMLFRAS comes from the exons ATGACAGGGCGCAGCACCGCGTTTACCACTCGGCACGTCATGGGTGTGCGCCGCGTGCTGGTGCGGAGAGGCCTCCTTGGAAGGGACCTCTTTATGATCAGGACTCTCTGCAGCCCAGGCCCTCGCCAGCCCAGAGAGAAAGGACCTGAGGAGGTGGCCCTGGGGCTGTACCACCGCCTCACCGCCCTGGGAAGAGCCCTGGGGCACGACATTCGTCAGCAAGCGTCCTCCACTGCCACGACTTGGTGGGACAGATATGAAGAGTTTGTCGGACTCAATGAGGTTCGAGAGGCCCAGGGAAACGTGACTGAG GCAGAGAAAGTGTTCATGGTGGCGCGAGGGCTTGTCCGAGAGGCTCGGGAAGACTTGGAAGTTCACCAGGCCAagctgaaggaggtgagggaccGCTTGGACCGCGTCTCCAGAGAGGATAACCAGTACCTAGAGCTGGCTACGCTGGAGCACAGGATGCTGCAG GAGGAGAAGAGGCTTCGTGCAACCTATCTGCGTGCCGAAGACTCGGAGCGAGAGAagttctccctcttctctgccgcTGTGCGGGAAAGTCACGAGAAGGAGCGCACTCGAGCTGAGAGAACCAAGAACTGGTCCCTCATTGGGTCAGTCCTGGGGGCCCTGATTGGCGTGGCTGGCTCCACCTATGTGAATCGGGTGCGGCTACAGGAGCTGAAGGCCTTGCTCTTAGAGGCACAGAAGGGGCCTCTGAGCCTCCAGGAGGCCATCCGAGAACAGGCATCCAGCTACTCCCTCCAGCAGAGGGACCTCCACGACCTCATGGTAGACCTAAGGGGCCTGGTACGAGCTGGGCCTGGGCAGAGCCCTGGGGCCCAGGCAGGTACTTCCCCCACCCGAGACAGAGACACGGATGTCCTTTCAGCCGCCTTGAAAGAGCAGCTCAGCCATTCCAGGCAGGTCCGTTCCTGTCTAGAGGGTTTACGAGAGCGGCTTGATGGCTTGGAAAAGACGTTCAGCGAGACGGCTGAGGTGGTTCAGCTTGCAAAGGCTGCAGTGCATCCAGGCCTGGTGGAGCCAGCAGATGGGGCTCTGCCCGGCTCCTTGCTGGAGCAGGGGAACATGATCCTGGCACTCTCGGGCATGGAGCAGAGGTTAGAAGCCCAGGTCAACAGGAATACCATCTACAGCACGCTGATCACCTCTGTGACATTTGTGGCCGCGCTGCCTGTGCTCTACATGCTGTTCAGGGCCAGCTAG
- the CCDC51 gene encoding mitochondrial potassium channel isoform X2 — MVARGLVREAREDLEVHQAKLKEVRDRLDRVSREDNQYLELATLEHRMLQEEKRLRATYLRAEDSEREKFSLFSAAVRESHEKERTRAERTKNWSLIGSVLGALIGVAGSTYVNRVRLQELKALLLEAQKGPLSLQEAIREQASSYSLQQRDLHDLMVDLRGLVRAGPGQSPGAQAGTSPTRDRDTDVLSAALKEQLSHSRQVRSCLEGLRERLDGLEKTFSETAEVVQLAKAAVHPGLVEPADGALPGSLLEQGNMILALSGMEQRLEAQVNRNTIYSTLITSVTFVAALPVLYMLFRAS; from the exons ATGGTGGCGCGAGGGCTTGTCCGAGAGGCTCGGGAAGACTTGGAAGTTCACCAGGCCAagctgaaggaggtgagggaccGCTTGGACCGCGTCTCCAGAGAGGATAACCAGTACCTAGAGCTGGCTACGCTGGAGCACAGGATGCTGCAG GAGGAGAAGAGGCTTCGTGCAACCTATCTGCGTGCCGAAGACTCGGAGCGAGAGAagttctccctcttctctgccgcTGTGCGGGAAAGTCACGAGAAGGAGCGCACTCGAGCTGAGAGAACCAAGAACTGGTCCCTCATTGGGTCAGTCCTGGGGGCCCTGATTGGCGTGGCTGGCTCCACCTATGTGAATCGGGTGCGGCTACAGGAGCTGAAGGCCTTGCTCTTAGAGGCACAGAAGGGGCCTCTGAGCCTCCAGGAGGCCATCCGAGAACAGGCATCCAGCTACTCCCTCCAGCAGAGGGACCTCCACGACCTCATGGTAGACCTAAGGGGCCTGGTACGAGCTGGGCCTGGGCAGAGCCCTGGGGCCCAGGCAGGTACTTCCCCCACCCGAGACAGAGACACGGATGTCCTTTCAGCCGCCTTGAAAGAGCAGCTCAGCCATTCCAGGCAGGTCCGTTCCTGTCTAGAGGGTTTACGAGAGCGGCTTGATGGCTTGGAAAAGACGTTCAGCGAGACGGCTGAGGTGGTTCAGCTTGCAAAGGCTGCAGTGCATCCAGGCCTGGTGGAGCCAGCAGATGGGGCTCTGCCCGGCTCCTTGCTGGAGCAGGGGAACATGATCCTGGCACTCTCGGGCATGGAGCAGAGGTTAGAAGCCCAGGTCAACAGGAATACCATCTACAGCACGCTGATCACCTCTGTGACATTTGTGGCCGCGCTGCCTGTGCTCTACATGCTGTTCAGGGCCAGCTAG
- the PLXNB1 gene encoding LOW QUALITY PROTEIN: plexin-B1 (The sequence of the model RefSeq protein was modified relative to this genomic sequence to represent the inferred CDS: inserted 1 base in 1 codon): MPALGPALLQALWAGWVLALQPSPPAAFAPNGTHLQHLAQDPTSGTLYLGATNFLFQLSPGLQLEAAVSTGPVLDSRDCLPPVMPDECPQAQATNNLNQLLLVSPGALVVCGSVHQGVCELRRLGQLEQLLLRPERPGDTQYVAANDPAVSTVGLVAQGLAGEPLLFVGRGYTSRGVGGGIPPITTRTLWPLDPQTAFSYEETAKLAVGRLSEYSHHFVSAFARGASAYFLFLRRDLQAQSRAFRAYVSRVCLRDQHYYSYVELPLACQGGRYGLLQAAAVATSLEVAQGEVLFAAFSSAAPPTVGRPPSAAAGASGASALCAFPLDEVDRLANRTRDACYTREGRAENDVEVAYIEYDVNSDCAQLPVDTLDAYPCGSDHTPSPMASRVPLEATPILEWPGVQLTAVAVTVEDGHTIAFLGDSQGQLHRVYLGPGSDGHPYSTQNIQQGSAVSRDLTFDGAFEHLYVMTQSTLLKVPVASCGQHLDCASCLAHRDPYCGWCVLLGRCSRHSECSRGQGPERWLWSFQPELGCLHVAAMSPANISREERREVFLSVPDLPPLWPGESYSCQFGDHQSPALLTSAGVMCPSPDPSEAPALPRGADHVSMSMELRFGAVVIAKASLSVYDCVAVTELRPSAPCQACVSSRWGCNWCVWQQLCTHKASCDAGPMVASQQSPLLSPAPPAGDVPTPFPPRTPQVPVTSVPDALPVEPGVPSTATASAVPPGDRPSLLSPWGPGAGPGPVPASASTESPLHEEPPPPDPPNRPGTAVPAPTDSGPTATPEDLSASHPSPSDAAALPPAPADPGPEADPSAALLDQPPGTAPTTTFPGAAGSVKPAPDWLTREGGELPEADEWTGGDTPAFSTSTLLSGDGDSAEHEGPPAPLILLSSLDYQYDTPGLWELEEVNRGPSACPCVDSVQGSMLMPVHVEREVRLLGRNLGLFQDSPGDNECVMELEGREVVVEARVECEPPPDTQCRVICRRHQLSYEALQPELRVGLFLRRAGRLRVDSADGLHVVLYDCSVGHGDCSRCQTARPQYGCVWCKGERPRCVAQEACGETEAVATQCPAPLIHSVEPLTGPVDGGTRVTIRGSNLGQHVQDVQDTVRVAGVPCVVDVLEYEVSSSFVCVTEASGGEVAGTVTVEVPGRGRGISEHNFAYQDPKVYSIFPTRGPRAGGTHLTLHGSKLLTGRLEDLRVVVGDQPCHLLLEQQAERLQCETSPRPTPATLPVAVWFGATERRLQHSQFEYTSDPNVTSAGPTKSFLSGGRKIWVRGQNLDVVQTPRIRVTVAPRALLPSQGLGRRRRVIPETACSPGASCGGHHFEEPCHVNSSQLIMCHTPALPGLPEDPWVRVEFILDNLVFDFATLNPTPFSYEADPTLQPLNPEDPTMPFRHKPGSVLSVEGENLDLAMSKEEVVAMIGDGPCVVKTLTRHHLYCEPPMEQPLPQHHALRETPDALPEFTVQMGNLRFSLGHVQYDGESPVAFPMAAQVGLGVGTSLLALGVIIIVFIYRRKSKQALRDYKKVQIQLENLESSVRDRCKKEFTDLMTEMTDLTSDLLGSGIPFLDYKVYAERVFFPGHQESPLHRDLGVPESRRPTVEQGLGQLSNLLNSKLFLTKFIHTLESQRTFSARDRAYVASLLTVALHGKLEYFTDILRTLLSDLVAQYVAKNPKLMLRRTETVVEKLLTNWMSICLYTFVRDSVGEPLYMLFRGIKHQVDKGPVDSVTGKAKYTLNDNRLLREDVEYRPLTLNALLAVGPGVGEAQGXPVKVLDCDTISQAKEKMLDQLYKGVPLAQRPDPRTLDVEWRSGVAGHLILSDEDVTSEVQGLWRRLNTLQHYKVPDGATVALVPCLTKHVLRENQDYIPGERTPMLEDVDEGGIRPWHLVKPSEEPEPPRPRRGSLRGGERERAKAIPEIYLTRLLSMKGTLQKFVDDLFQVILSTSRPVPLAIKYFFDLLDEQAQQHGISDQDTVHIWKTNSLPLRFWINIIKNPQFVFDVQTSDNMDAVLLVIAQTFMDACTLADHKLGRDSPINKLLYARDIPRYKRMVERYYADIRQTVPASDQEMNSILAELSRNYSGDLGARVALHELYKYINKYYDQIITALEEDGTAQKMQLGYRLQQIAAAVENKVTDL; this comes from the exons ATGCCCGCCCTCGGCCCAGCTCTTCTCCAGGCGCTCTGGGCCGGGTGGGTCCTCGCCCTCCAGCCCTCTCCACCAGCTGCTTTTGCTCCCAACGGCACACACCTGCAGCATCTGGCACAGGATCCCACTTCAGGCACTCTCTACCTAGGGGCCACCAACTTCCTGTTCCAGCTGAGCCCTGGGCTGCAGCTGGAGGCTGCCGTGTCCACTGGCCCCGTGCTAGATAGCAGGGACTGCCTGCCTCCTGTGATGCCTGATGAGTGCCCCCAGGCCCAGGCCACCAACAACCTGAACCAGCTGCTCCTGGTGAGCCCAGGGGCCCTGGTGGTGTGCGGGAGCGTGCACCAGGGGGTCTGTGAGCTGCGGCGCCTGGGGCAGCTCGAGCAGCTATTGCTGCGACCCGAGCGCCCTGGGGATACCCAGTATGTGGCTGCCAATGATCCTGCAGTCAGCACGGTGGGACTGGTGGCCCAGGGCTTGGCAGGGGAGCCCCTTCTCTTTGTGGGGCGGGGATACACCAGCAGGGGCGTGGGGGGTGGCATCCCTCCCATCACAACCCGGACCCTGTGGCCTCTGGACCCCCAAACTGCCTTCTCCTATGAGGAGACGGCCAAGTTGGCCGTGGGCCGCCTCTCCGAGTACAGCCACCACTTCGTGAGCGCCTTTGCACGTGGGGCCAGTGCCTACTTCCTGTTCCTGCGGCGAGACCTGCAGGCTCAGTCTAGAGCCTTCCGTGCCTATGTGTCCCGCGTGTGCCTCCGGGACCAGCACTACTACTCCTACGTGGAGCTGCCTCTGGCCTGCCAGGGAGGCCGCTACGGGCTGCTCCAGGCTGCGGCTGTGGCCACATCCCTGGAGGTGGCCCAGGGGGAGGTACTCTTCGCAGCCTTCTCCTCGGCTGCTCCCCCAACTGTGGGCCGGCCTCCATCGGCCGCTGCCGGAGCATCTGGAGCCTCTGCCCTCTGTGCCTTCCCTCTGGACGAGGTGGACCGCCTTGCTAACCGCACGCGAGACGCCTGCTACACCAGGGAGGGCCGCGCCGAGAACGATGTGGAGGTGGCCTACATCGAGTACGATGTCAATTCAGACTGCGCACAGCTGCCGGTG GACACCCTGGATGCTTATCCCTGTGGCTCGGATCACACACCCAGCCCCATGGCCAGCCGTGTACCCCTGGAAGCCACACCCATTCTGGAATGGCCAGGGGTTCAGCTGACAGCTGTGGCAGTTACTGTGGAGGATGGACACACCATTGCTTTCCTGGGTGACAGTCAAGGGCAACTGCACAGG GTCTACTTGGGCCCGGGGAGTGATGGCCACCCGTACTCCACACAGAACATCCAGCAGGGGTCTGCTGTGAGCAGAGACCTCACCTTTGATGGGGCCTTCGAGCATCTGTATGTCATGACCCAGAGCACA CTTCTCAAGGTTCCTGTGGCCTCCTGTGGTCAGCACCTGGACTGTGCATCTTGTCTTGCTCACAGGGACCCATACTGTGGGTGGTGTGTGCTCCTTGGCAG GTGTAGTCGCCACTCCGAGTGCTCACGGGGACAGGGCCCAGAGCGGTGGCTCTGGAGCTTCCAGCCTGAGCTAGGCTGTCTGCACGTGGCAGCCATGAGTCCTGCCAACATCAGCCGAGAGGAGCGGAGAGAG GTTTTCCTGTCAGTGCCTGATCTGCCGCCTCTGTGGCCAGGAGAGTCCTATTCCTGCCAGTTTGGGGATCACCAGAGTCCTGCCCTGCTGACCAGTGCCGGTGTGATGTGCCCTTCCCCAGACCCTAGTGAGGCCCCAGCACTGCCGAGAGGAGCCG ACCACgtgtccatgagcatggagctCAGGTTCGGTGCTGTGGTGATTGCCAAAGCTTCGCTCTCTGTGTATGACTGTGTAGCGGTCACTGAGCTCCGCCCGTCTGCGCC GTGCCAGGCCTGTGTGAGCAGCCGCTGGGGGTGTAACTGGTGTGTCTGGCAGCAGCTGTGCACGCACAAGGCCTCGTGTGACGCCGGGCCGATGGTGGCCAGCCAGCAG AGCCCgcttctctccccagcccctccagcagGAGATGtacccacccccttcccacccagaACCCCCCAGGTCCCAGTCACCTCTGTTCCCGACGCCCTTCCTGTGGAGCCTGGGGTCCCCTCCACGGCCACAGCCTCGGCTGTCCCACCTGGGGACAGGCCTTCCCTGCTCAGCCCCTGGGGGCCAGGGGCGGGTCCTGGTCCGGTACCTGCCTCCGCCTCCACAGAGTCACCTCTCCATGAGGAACCTCCCCCTCCCGACCCCCCCAACAGACCTGGAACTGCTGTCCCCGCCCCCACTGACTCCGGACCCACGGCCACACCCGAGGACCTCTCGGCCTCCCACCCATCGCCCTCAGATGCAGCAgcactgccccccgcccctgcagaCCCCGGCCCTGAGGCCGACCCCTCTGCGGCACTCCTGGACCAGCCCCCCGGCACTGCTCCCACCACCACTTTCCCAGGGGCCGCTGGCTCCGTGAAACCTGCCCCGGACTGGCTTACGAGAGAAGGCGGCGAGCTGCCTGAGGCGGACGAGTGGACAGGGGGTGACACGCCCGCCTTCTCCACTTCCACCCTCCTCTCAGGTGATGGAGACTCGGCTGAGCACGAGggccctcccgcccccctcaTCCTCCTGTCCAGCCTCGACTACCAATACGACACCCCCGGGCTCTGGGAGCTG GAGGAGGTGAACCGGGGGCCAAGTGCCTGCCCTTGTGTAGACAGTGTTCAGGGTTCCATGCTAATGCCAGTGCACGTGGAACGAGAAGTCCGGCTGCTGGGCAGGAACCTGGGCCTCTTTCAG GACAGCCCAGGAGACAATGAGTGTGTGATGGAGCTGGAGGGCCGCGAAGTGGTGGTTGAGGCCCGGGTGGAGTGCGAGCCCCCTCCAGACACCCAGTGTCGTGTGATCTGCCGGCGGCACCAG CTCAGCTATGAGGCTCTGCAGCCAGAGCTCCGCGTGGGGCTGTTTCTGCGTCGGGCTGGCCGTCTGCGCGTGGACAGTGCCGACGGGCTGCATG TGGTGCTGTACGACTGCTCTGTGGGACATGGGGACTGCAGCCGCTGCCAAACTGCCAGGCCCCAGTACggctgtgtgtggtgtaaggggGAGCGTCCACGCTGTGTGGCCCAGGAGGCGTGTGGCGAGACCGAAGCTGTGGCCACTCAGTGCCCCGCCCCCCTCATCCATTCG GTGGAGCCACTGACTGGGCCAGTGGACGGAGGCACCCGTGTCACCATCAGGGGCTCCAACCTGGGCCAGCACGTGCAGGACGTACAGGACACAGTCAGGGTGGCCGGGGTGCCCTGTGTCGTGGACGTTCTGGAGTACGAGGTCTCTAGTAG CTTCGTGTGCGTCACTGAGGCCAGTGGTGGAGAGGTAGCTGGCACGGTGACGGTGGAGGTGCCAGGAAGAGGACGTGGCATCTCAGAGCACAACTTCGCCTACCAG GACCCGAAGGTGTATTCCATCTTCCCGACCCGgggccccagagctgggggcaCCCATCTGACCCTGCATGGCTCCAAGCTACTGACTGGGCGGCTGGAGGACCTCCGAGTTGTCGTTGGAGACCAGCCTTGTCACCT GCTGCTGGAGCAGCAGGCTGAGCGGCTGCAGTGTGAGACCAGCCCCCGCCCTACGCCTGCCACGCTTCCTGTGGCTGTGTGGTTTGGGGCCACTGAGCGGAGGCTTCAACACAGCCAGTTCGAGTACACATCAGACCCCAATGTCACCTCTGCCGGTCCCACGAAGAGCTTCCTCAG CGGAGGACGTAAGATATGGGTCCGTGGCCAGAATTTGGATGTGGTACAGACACCAAGAATCCGAGTGACTGTGGCCCCAAGAGCCCTGCTGCCTAGCCAGGGGCTTGGGCGGAGGCGCCGCGTGATCCCGGAGACGGCATGCTCCCCTGGTGCTTCCTGTGGCGGCCATCAT tttGAGGAGCCATGCCACGTGAACTCCTCTCAGCTCATCATGTGCCACACACCTGCCCTCCCAGGCCTGCCCGAGGACCCCTGGGTCCGGGTGGAATTTATCCTCGACAACCTGGTCTTTGACTTCGCAACGCTGAACCCCACACCTTTCTCCTATGAGGCCGACCCCACCCTGCAGCCCCTCAACCCCGAGGACCCCACCATGCCATTTCGGCATAAGCCTGGGAGCGTGCTCTCTGTGGAG GGGGAGAATCTGGACCTTGCGATGTCCAAGGAGGAGGTGGTGGCCATGATAGGGGATGGCCCCTGTGTGGTGAAGACACTGACCCGCCACCACCTGTACTGTGAGCCCCCCATGgagcagcccctgccccagcaccacGCCCTCCGAGAGACACCGGATGCTTTGCCTGAGTTTACG GTGCAGATGGGGAACCTGCGCTTCTCCCTGGGCCACGTGCAATACGATGGCGAGAGCCCTGTGGCTTTTCCCATGGCAGCCCAGGTGGGCTTAGGGGTGGGCACCTCTCTTCTGGCTCTGGGCGTCATCATCATTGTCTTCATATACAG GAGGAAGAGCAAGCAGGCCCTGAGGGACTACAAGAAGGTCCAGATCCAGCTGGAGAATCTGGAGAGCAGTGTGCGGGACCGCTGCAAGAAGGAGTTCACAG ACCTCATGACCGAGATGACCGATCTCACCAGTGACCTACTGGGCAGTGGCATCCCCTTCCTTGACTATAAGGTGTATGCCGAGAGGGTCTTCTTCCCCGGGCACCAGGAATCACCCTTGCACAGGGACCTGGGTGTCCCTGAGAGCAGGCGCCCCACCGTGGAACAGGGGCTGGGGCAACTCTCCAACCTGCTCAACAGCAAGCTCTTCCTCACCAAG TTCATCCACACCCTGGAAAGCCAGCGCACCTTCTCGGCTCGGGACCGCGCCTACGTGGCATCTCTGCTCACTGTGGCTCTGCATGGGAAGCTCGAGTACTTCACTGACATCCTCCGCACACTGCTTAGTGACCTGGTGGCCCAGTACGTGGCCAAGAACCCGAAGCTGATGCTGCGCAG GACGGAGACCGTGGTGGAGAAGCTGCTCACCAACTGGATGTCCATCTGCCTGTACACTTTTGTCagg GACTCAGTAGGGGAGCCTCTGTACATGCTTTTTCGGGGAATTAAGCATCAAGTAGACAAGGGACCAGTGGACAGCGTGACCGGCAAGGCCAAATACACCCTGAATGACAACCGCCTTCTCAGAGAGGATGTGGAATACCGTCCTCTG ACCCTGAACGCACTGTTGGCTGTGGGGCCTGGCGTGGGAGAGGCCCAGG TGCCTGTGAAGGTCCTGGACTGTGACACGATCTCCCAGGCCAAAGAGAAGATGTTGGACCAGCTTTATAAAGGAGTACCTCTGGCCCAGCGGCCAGACCCCCGCACCCTGGATGTCG AGTGGCGGTCCGGGGTGGCCGGGCATCTCATTCTTTCCGACGAGGATGTGACTTCGGAGGTCCAGGGTCTGTGGAGGCGCCTGAACACCCTGCAGCATTACAAG GTCCCAGATGGAGCGACTGTGGCCCTGGTCCCCTGCCTCACCAAGCACGTTCTCCGGGAAAACCAGGATTATATCCCTGGAGAGC GGACCCCAATGCTGGAGGATGTGGATGAGGGGGGCATCCGGCCCTGGCACCTGGTGAAGCCGAGTGAGGAACCGGAGCCCCCCAGGCCTCGGAGGGGCAGCCTTCGGGGCGGGGAGCGCGAGCGAGCCAAGGCCATCCCTGAGATCTACCTGACTCGCCTGCTGTCCATGAAG ggcACCCTGCAGAAGTTTGTGGACGACCTCTTCCAGGTGATTCTCAGCACCAGCCGCCCCGTGCCACTTGCTATCAAGTACTTCTTTGACCTGCTGGATGAGCAGGCCCAGCAGCACGGCATCTCTGACCAGGACACCGTCCACATCTGGAAGACCAACAG CCTGCCCCTGAGATTTTGGATCAACATCATAAAAAACCCACAGTTTGTGTTCGACGTGCAGACGTCTGATAACATGGATGCAGTGCTCTTGGTCATCGCGCAGACGTTCATGGATGCCTGCACGCTTGCCGACCACAAGCTGGGTCGG GACTCCCCCATCAACAAACTTCTATACGCTCGAGATATTCCCCGTTACAAACGGATGGTAGAAAG GTACTACGCAGACATCAGGCAGACTGTCCCTGCCAGTGATCAAGAGATGAACTCCATCCTGGCTGAGCTGTCTCGG AACTACTCTGGGGATCTTGGGGCACGAGTGGCCCTCCACGAGCTCTACAAGTACATCAACAAGTACTATGACCAG ATCATCACTGCCCTGGAGGAGGACGGCACGGCTCAGAAGATGCAGCTGGGCTACCGGCTCCAGCAGATCGCAGCTGCTGTGGAGAACAAGGTCACAGACCTGTAG